The window acgagacgccgcgccacgacgacgacacgccacgccgccgccttcgacgccgcgcaacgccgccgccgcatgccaacgccacgccgccgccgccgtcgccacgccgccgccgccttcgccgccgcgcgcgcaatgccgccgccgccacgccacgccgccgccgccacgccacgccacgccaccgccgccacggccccacaacgccacgccgccgccgccgtcgccacgccgccgcgccaaccgccgccccaatgccgccacaccgccgttaacgaacgagaacgagaacgatcgaacgaacgagagcgagaacgaacacgtcaacgtacgttgccgcgacaacgtgaacgagaacgagaacgatcgaacgaacgagagcgagaacgagaacgatcgaacgaagacaagcaagaacgagggaacgaacgtgaatgagaacaaacgaacgaacgtgaatgagaacgagcgaacgaacgtgaacgagctagggaacgtgaacgagcgaacgaacgaggacgaacgttaacgtgaaatgcaatatatatatatatatgtatatatatgtatatatatatatatgtatatatacatatatatatacatatatatacatatatatatatatacatatatatacatatatatatatatatatatatatatatatatatatatatatatatatatgtatatatatatatatgtatatatatatgtatatatatgtatatatgtatgtatatatatatgttacttcgcatttatcctaatacatttttttgtatcttgcagaaaagacgtgttgtcggagtcgtccgtcaagcctgagtggaagagctagccctagaaggaattggagcaggcaagtgacgtaataatataaatgattgttatatttgtaatgcaattaattaagattattagacctgtaattagacttatcatataagattgtgtagtgttctaatattatttgagttttaatataagattattttattgcaaattagacttagtatgacattattgactacggaattggtgcgactcctagcaattgactattgtagtcttaattagacttagcatatacgcacgaaacacttagcatacattactattttagtcttagcatgtaatattatttgagttttaatataatattactttatttgtaattagacttggtatgtaattattgactacggaattggtgcgacaagtagcaattgactattgtagtcttaattagacttagcatatacgcacgaaacacttagcatatacatgactattttagtcttagcatgtaatattatttgagttttaatataagattattttatttgtaattagatttagtatataattatttactagctagggttgtataatatacgtcacatagacttagcttatatcacgatttgtaattagacttagcacgtaaggttgtgtagggttctaatgtacgacatttacacttagcatacatgacttagattgttaaaacataaatgtctcgtgacttagcagatgtttcttgtatcaacagatggctgaccgcgatgaggaacagatattgtacgatacaatcgcggagggaagcagccagtactggaatgaagaagaggggaacgaggatccaaaccagtacttgaacgaggaagggaacgtggagagggatgcggaggggaaccagcaggggcacgtggaaagggatgtggaggggaaccaggaggaggaggctagtggtagtcaaccctccgttggacagaagagggcacgcgggcaacgaggtgcagcgaagaagcttgagggtcggcacatcataacggaagtggaagaagatggacgtcctagtgccccggccgaagccgccaagaactatgtacgtcacagcggttgggttgtgcgggataacgtgcctgtcagtacggtgtactggcgaagaacaagggcacgcggagatcatgagagctttgtcccagattcggagaaagagatgctgtggaccacaatgctcgagacattcacccttcctgcgggtacagaggacaaagtgaaaaggtggactctgaagaaaatggcagaacagtttcagagcttcaagggagatctgtaccagaagtatatactgaaggggcagacaccgaacttcgacacattcccaaagctaagggatcactaggacgagttcgttgcatataagacaggtgaacaagggaaggcgatgatggaaagaaacaaagaaaatgccgccaagaagaagtaccatcaccacttggggtcaggaggctatagcgtcgcgatgccgaagtgggagcagatggaggctagcttgattgagaggggtatcgaaccggcaacagccaattggccggaacgatcgaagttctggtactatgctcacggtggaacgctcaacccagctgatggctcactggtcttcggctatcagatacaagaggctgcgcgacgactaacagatgcagtggaagcctcctctcagggcacgttccaaccagacagagatagggacgagctgacactcgccctgcagactccagagcatccaggacgaactcgagggaaaggggtgattccttggaagattggtttcaaggaggacatccacacgtacaggagtcggatgaggagcaagagagataccgaggcgaagattgcagacctagagttccgggtatcgagctacgaactcaacatgcaagaggaggtggcaaggaaggttgatgaacacatggccgcacatcggtcccatgatccccagccgaccattcctcctgcaatggtgagcccgtcaggaaaccgtagcagctgcgcctcaacggggcaggtaggatcacagagcatggacgccatgcaaacacaggacgaatcgacctgtcccgttgatgacatcactcagcggacaccatgtgagctgcatattcctttcaagaacttatcaatgaaggtaagatttagccattccgctagttgctgcttatatatgttgattactaataaataatctctcacaacatgaaggtggcgtcgggcatggccatcccaacggacccttcaggtacttaccactgcaggccgattccagcaggatactccaaggtcgaagttgagttggtcgaaggcgcgtacgaggacctcgagctggattaccctggaggagacggtgagacgcatctacgagacacatgccatgccattattctatggcgcaggcggtacatcatcctccctgggcgacaagcggcgtctcgtgcaccatctcctccggctccgccatctcctcctcaggatcctgcaccgtctcctcctcatgctccgccagcaccgtctccaccgcaggctccagcatcgactcctcctcaggatcctgcaccgactcctcctcgtgctcctacacctactcccccgcaagctcctcttccggcaccttcaaagtcaagggcccccccagctccaccgcttgcccacacaagggcaacaaagaaggcgaaagttgacgccgccaagaacaaggacccggggtacgattacacgcaagaggagcttgacgcttacgttgcatcagaagtcaagagacaattcaagcctcgaagtccagaaaagaagattcctatagaccccagtgtcaggaacttcttcaggggtatgtctgcatctgtcaaggaggccatcaagctatcggactatgagcgaacgctgaagaaagcatcttctggaaagtccaaaccagtccctcaacTTGGAgggcaaccaaaccaggagatcgagccgttggtgaccggtaaagaaatgacgatagaacaatttattactgacaccggtctaactacggatcaattgctaggagtcgcaccaatcgaaaaggcggaagtgaaatacatgtatgaactcggtaaaccgcttgtcaagcctgagctgctgcagtccctacccacacaaatgtacaagttccatcagctgtacatggagatgagcgccaccggtagagagatgatcggagcgaggatcagggacacggacttcttgcaaggagatgacattctctggatcaatttcaggggaatctacgaactataccagctggacaccctcgacgtctctattatgagttgctggattttgtaagtatatcgttcagttagatttcttactatacgtctcctttaattaattaggtccttgtatataagtagaccatagaaaataatatactcccttttatcgttgtagaatggagattcaaagggcccgacggcggagggttttcgatactggattcatcgaccctcggaaagtaaacgtcgcaatgctcgaccaatatccacaagaaacagaggacaatctcgtccatctcctgaaggcgcagcattacaagacgttcaaactgttgccatacaacacagagttagtttaattttactgtcttcctacataccaaatttcattcccgtacgaacttgctaagtgtttcatatgtaatgcatcccacgcacattgcagattccactgggtgcttttactcatcgacctggaggcctgcaccatcaacgtatatgactcaatggataaaaaagagtctacgtttgacaaggttttcgaacttatagacaggtaccgtcataagttcctttgttaattaagaaaatcttgttatgttaattgctactacgaatcatagctttaaactccatgtagggcttggtatcggttccgtcatttggtccgcggcaaatggagagaaagacttaggcggaagttcaaatttcctgtgagtacacatgctctacatttatatttctccgattcaaatacatacaagtgtatattaattagatctctcgttgtttgtcatttatttgtagtgcgcaaagcaaaagcagggaactaacttgtgcggctattacgtgtgcgagtattgccactgccttgcagaccaaatcatcaccacaagagagctcgatgtacgtacaaataaattcaaaatttcattacgtagcgatttcttgtttaattactaatcaatttcatacattcatatagtttattcgcatgagggataacctgaccacacacaaggaatttatcgcggcggttcaagaacaactcatgggattcatcaacgaagaaatccttgatcccaagggtgaattctactacgacggaaacacaattcaccggtccttagcttctgagctagcagcgagtactactacgtcgaaatcatagctagctaggacatataatggattgtaattaatacatgactacatatgtttctatatgcatgtgtacacattttctataatgtaaatatattttgttcatatatatatctatatacatatgcatttgcataacatatatatgtataaatacatatatatatgtatgcatatatatgtattgaaacatatatatgcatggtttatatgtacatatgtatatatatatatgtatgtatacatatatatgtatgtatacatatatatatgtatatatatatatatgtatgtatacatatatatgtatatatatatgtatatatgtatgtatacatatatatgtatatatatatatgtatatatatgtatatatatatgtatatatatgtatatatatatatgtatatatatgtatatatatgtatatatatatgtatatatatatatatatatctatatatatatatatatatatatatatatatatatgtatatatatatatatatatatatgtatatatatatatatatatatatatgtatatatatgtatatatatatatatatatatatatgtatatatatatatatatatatatatatatatatatatatatatatatatgtaaaccatgcagcaacaggggcatgcaaaaaaaaaaggtcagctctatctttagtcccggttggtaacaccagccgggactaaagatggctcagccacgtggccggctgagccatctttagtcccggttggtgttaccaaccgggactaaagatcgatctttactcccggttatttcacccgggactaaagatagcgatctttagtcccggattggtactcccggtttggaaaccgggactaaaggggggttacgaaccgggactacaaagggtttctccaccagtgtaatcactaaaaataattagccgtaattGAGAGCACTCATACTAAGTGGTTAATGTTGAACTTGGATGTGCAGGTTCCATCCCTAGAAACCTAATATGTTGGGCTACGTTCACTCTGTCTTTTGTATGTGTTATGGTGAACCAATTGGCCGCATATGAACGTGGGGGTGAGATTGGTTGCAACTTGATATACTGAAACAAATGCTAGATGTACCGACTATCTAAAAACTTCTACATGCATGTGTGGGAGGTTCAGGCAAGCTCGTGCATATTAGGGCCCGTTCTTTAATTCCTACTATTATGGTAGCAAAATTATTGTGAGCATGTTTTCTAAGCTACTAAACGATACAATTTGTTATAAAatatttcttcatcaacatttgTTATAATAGTTATTTAATTCATTTGTGCCTAAATAACTATGCATGATAAGCTCTAGTTCTCCCACCATCCATAATCTATCAGTGATGGCTCTTTagcacaaatatatatacatatcccTCGTGACCACGATCGATGATCGACAATACGATTTAGACACTGCTTAATTGCGCAGGTTGTCCCCCGGACGCTGAAATAATTTCAGCCACACCAATTTAATGATGGCATAATTAAAAGGAGTATATGTGAATATGTGACAAACACTCCTACTTCAATTAATCCTCCAGTCATGACCGTGCATATACTTTTTCCTGGTTTATCGCTTAGAAAAGAAGACAGCCAGAACTCGAGCCAAAAGATCTTCAGGCTCAGGGCAACGTACACGTACACTATTGTACGTGCAGGTACAAGTAGATATATGTGACTTGCTAGCTAGGACAAGTAGCTATTAGTATTAATAAACTTTCAATGTCTCCTACTAATTCATACATACGTGGAAGGACCACCAATCCACTATTCACCTcttcccataatataaaggattttaggtaaatgtgacacatcctagtacagtGAATATGGACGGACCGTCTATCCAAATTCAATGTAATGGGATGTGTcatatccacccaaaatcccttatattatgagacggagcgAGTATATGTTTGGGCATCGATCGAGCAATATAACTATCCATCAATTATTTATATGGAGATGGTGATCGAGAAGTAATAGCTACACGTATATTATCTGGTTTTTTCTCGGTTGTGGTACCACCAGCGTATTTaactctagaaaaaaaaatataggatatGTGATATTACTCGGTTTCTCACAGCTTCATAAAATCAATTCCCTATGAACCACAAAAAATTTTACAACATCCAGGACTTCATACTACACACACGTAACGTATAGAAAATCAAGCAGAATAACGAGAAGTCCAGATGAGAGACGAAAAAAAATCGCCAGTTCAGCCCATCacaccaacaaaaaaaatattcgaGGCATTTACAAATTTGCCatcagtttttttaatattattagGATACCACTCGGATGACAGTTCTAGTggcatttttataattttagtgACAATAttgcaataacgattcaaagtagtggcaaatttgcaattgcccaaaaatattctttttgaaaagtaatactctctccatattttaatgtattacgccgttgactttttaatcaacgtttgaccattcgtcttattaaaaaaaattatgtaattatcatttattttattgtggcttgatttatcatcaaatattttttaagtatgacataaatatttttatatttgcacagaaaatttgaataaaacgaatggtcaaacattgttcgaaaaagttaacggtgtcatacaGGGAGTTCTAGGACGTAGGAGTAATAAACaaacaaaggaaaaggaaaattgatttaggggctgtttggtttccagggacttattccaagtccctgtcacatcggatgtttgacactaatttggagtattaaacatatactaattacaaaacccattccataagctttgactaattcgcgagacgaatcttttgagtctaattacgccatgattttgacaatgtgatgctacagtaaacttttgataattatggattaattaggcttaaaaaaatcgtctcgcggattagctctcatttatgaaattaatttttttattagtctatgtttaatactctaaattagcgtccaaacatccgatgtgacatgggctaaaaagttttagtaccatctaaacacccccttagtagCAGCACTGTAGCAGCATTTCCATCGGTACGGAATTCCGAGGTGGGGCCCGCCCATCCCCCGCAGTTGCAGCGGGTGTCGCTGTCACGAGCCAGCTCGTCCCCCGCGTCCCCGCTGTCCCGGTCGCCATCGGTCGGTTCGCTGGCCCGCCCCCCAGCCGTACCGTACGAGCCGGACTACGGAATCGGCACGGCAAACCAGGGCGGCTCACGCTCGCATCGACCGGACCAGACACCACACCAACCGGTCGGGCtcgggcgccgcgccgcgccggccaaGGCGACCGGGTTTAGTAAAAGGcgtgtggtgtggtgtggtcACGACGCGATGGGATGGGGGGTCCGGGTCGCCACCGGCTTTGTGTCGCCCTGTACCTGCCGGGTACACTATTCGGTACCAGCTTGTACCCTACCCTCTCGCCCCTGCCCTTATCTGCTAGCCTCACACCTACGTGGTGCCAACCATTTTGTTGTGCCGGTGAAATTAggtacttcttcttcttcttcttcttcttcttcttcttcttcttcttcttcttctttccctcCGCGGTTATATAGACGACGTGCATGCATCAGATGGTCATGAGTGTGTGACACACCGACGCGCGCTCATATAATTATCCGGTAAAAAAATTCATGTGTAACACACGTGCACTTAAAGGATTATCCGGTGGAAAATTCATGTGTACTGATGTGTAGAAGTAGCATTATGTATGCAAATAGACCGTTATCGTAGTTTTTCCCTCTTCGTGAATAATGTCAGACCTATATATTAGAAACAACAAAGTTGGACTCTTAACTATTATATCTTTCAATGCACAATGCCGAAATGTTTTCTATTTTGTACATAGTTATACAGAAGACGCGCATGCATCGTGCCGTGAGAAGGAAACACCCGCTAGCAAATTCACGTGTACTAATGGGTAGGAGTAGTGTTATGTAGTAGTATTAAATgatcctataaattaccataTTATTGTGTGTTTTGCACGAGTgagtataaataaataaatatgaatatgaatgGTTTGACATAAAGCATGAGAGCAGTCCGAATATATACGAATTAATTATATAGTATGCCTACAATAGATGGTTATCATGGTTTGTTGCCATCTACTACGAATAATGTTAGATCTATATTAGAAACGGCAATAGTCTCAACCATTGGGATCTTAACCATTATATCCCTAAACGCACAACTTCAAACTATCGTGCATTGTTGTTGCACAATTTCAAATTGTCACGCATCGTAAGAATCTTGGGTGTAAGGCTTACTTATACTTTGTGCTATTCAATGGAACTTATGTATATAGACCTTTTTTTATCAGCAACATTTTATTGTACATATAGAGAAGATGTCACCCTATCTGtcacaaaataaatttactttcaCCCATCCCACAAGCACCAATAAGAAAAGGACTGCAACACTCCCTCCCACCCAATTTTTCAAATCTCAATACAATTATTCCTCCCTTATTTACTCTCAttacatttatatctttcttttATAAACTCCGATGCACCAatgctaaaaataataaattaattttaagataaatGAGATGAACTAAAAAAATACTTATTATACTAGGATGCAAGGCATAAAATATTACTCCACATTGCAAAATGGAATCAGTAATTAACTAGAAATAAATTAATACTCCTACCCTCCAACTTCTAAAGTGGAGCAACCACTAAACCCCCACAGCATTTATATAAGCCCACACCCCCCCTACCCTTGTTGTACCGACCGCAAACCGCAACAAAGCTCACGCCTTTGCCTCCCCAAACAACCCACCTTTCgcttcatcctcctcctcgccgccggcgagctcagccatgaaggccaagcgcctcctcAAGCGGCTCTCCCGCGTCGCCGACgactcccccgccgccgcggcgtaccAGCAGCTCCGGCcgaagcaggcggcggcggcggcggcgggggggaaGGTGCCGCAGGGGCACGTGCCGGTGTgcgtcggcgaggagggcgggCCGGTGGAGAGGTTCGCGGTGAGGGCGGAGCTCCTCGGGAGCCCGGCGTTCGCGGCGCTGCTCCGGCGGGCGGCGCAGGAGTACGGGTACGGCCACCCCGGCGCGCTCCGCATCCCCTGCCCCGTCGCCGacttccgccgcctcctcctccgcctctccgccgccgccgccgccgccgccgacgaaggCGAATACCCCTCCTCCTACGACTGctagctcgccgccggcgagacccgcggcgccgccctcttCTTGGCCGGGGCGCATTTTACGCTCTTCTGCCACTGGAGGCGTGTGGCCACACCATTTTACCATTTTACCCCTGGGTAGGATTAGAGTGTACATACAGGGATTGTGAGCTGCTGGTGATCTGATTGATTGCAGATGATGGAGGGCAGGATTGGGATTTGGGTACTAGATTTTTCACCTACAGATTTGTGATTTCTTTTATTTACTATTTGTTACTACTAGCAGTAGTATTATCTACTACTAGCTGCTGATGGATGGGAAGAACTATGGGTGTTCATTTTTTTCTTACCCCCTTGTAGTTCTAGGATTTGCAGTAGTTTGTGAGAGGGAGGATTTTGTGGTGTTCAGCATTAACCATACATGTAATCCTTGAGGCTAGTTTGATGCCATTTTATtatatggaggtagtagtaattTTTACTAGAGCACAATGTTGTTGTGTTTCTTTAATTCCCTCACTCTTCCTGTTTACTTTATCTGTTGTTCTATAAGATCTAATTAAGAAAAGAAGTATAATAATCTTTCTCCCAATTAAGAGAACAACGCAAAAGattcacatgattttttttgtgaacATCACGGATTATCTGGATTTTGACTAAATTTTGGTGACCCAGGCATTGAATTTTATGTCCTTATCTAAGTAGGAGTACTAAATGTTTTCTTGCAATGCATTTTGGGGGCACAAAGCAACACTAGTGCAAGCAAGCTGTGATGCCCTGAGATATTTGGTGGTCCGGCCTAAGATGGCAAACCAACCTACTGATTGAAGCAGAATCTGCTAAAGAAAGCAGGGCATTCTGCTCCCTTTGCAACCGTACCACTGCctttttattacaaatttatAATCAGCGCCGACatattttctgaaaaaaaatcttcacaACCGGTTGTcaaacaagttttttttttttcaatttgaaATTCTCTCGATAGAAAATTTAAGTTATAAATACTCAAATATTGCAACATTTGGATTGCACTCCGCATGTAAAAACCTGACTAATCTGTACTCagccaaaatcccttatattttgacGCGGAGCCTAAAAGACTCTGCATGTGGAAATTATGGATGGAAAGATTGTTCAGCCTAATAAAGCAAGAGTTTTCGTTATTTCGTTTTCATGTCGAGAAGAAAAAGGTCCAGATTTCCATTGGATGGATGCTAATGTTTGTTTGCATGTTGAGATATATGGCCAGGACAGGGGCAGGGCAGGAAGGAAGCATCCTGAAGAACTTCAGGTCTTGTCTTGGTACGACCCTTAACTGATCGTCAGGCTGTCATGAGAAGGACGGCTTTGGTTTGGCACAGCTGAAAAAGAGAAGGGGAGATGAGACAGCCATGGCTGATGACTTGGCTGTTCATTTCTCCTGTTCACTCTTTAAGCTAGGAAACATTGGTATCAAATCGTCTTCAGCGAAGGCGATAAGTTGACCGCGGCGAAATCGCTTGATGCATGACATGTTGCACTGTTGCAGTGTCTCCTCAGTATTTTGCTTGATCTGAAGGGAAGATTTCGGGGAGAAAATCGGTACTGATATTTTACTTGAAATTTCAGGAAAGATATGTGTTTTCCTAGGAGAAAATGAAGCCACAAATGCATTTGAGTCATATTATGCTGTTGTTTCTCTCTTGTAATGCAGCTGTCAAAGTTGACACTTTCACCAAATCAAAGATATGGTTTTTTACAGTTTCTCTGTGGATGCTTCCATGAAATTTCTGAATCCAATGTTTTGTACCACCATATAAATAGAAACTGTGGTTTAATTCATGTTTTGCAATAGAAGAAGCAGCATCCCCATGTGCAGAGAGATTGACTAGTACTACAATTGACAATAACTACTTAACTGTGACTTAGCTCAGAGGGAAGAAGATTCAGAAGAGATCCAACCTACTTATACACCTAAAGCAACCAATCTTGCATTATTGTTATCAGCATCATGGTGCCCTCTTTCCTAATCATTGTGACAGAGCCAATTCTAAACTGTTTCTGAATCTCCTCACctcaaaagaaagagagaagaaactgTTTCTGAATCTCCTGCTCAAATAAATCAAGCAAGCCATAACAACCACCTGAAAAATAAAACAGGTAGGTTCCAAATGCATCATCATGCTACAATTTCCTAGGTTTCAGCATGTGAGGGGAGAACAGAAGTGGAGGCAAACAATGAATACCACCAATTTCCCTGCTCATTTAAGTGCTCCCTGATATGATGATATATCACAGATACACACTCCATCAGTCACATGCATGATGCAGAGCAAAGAGATACAGAAGCAGGTACACACAGCTCCTTTTCGGTTTTGCCATTGTGGAAAAAGACTAGTCTCCATTTGCAGCACATGGTGAGCACCAGGaagtttctctctttctcccctaGTTCACCTCCAGCCTTTTGCAAGCAAGTGCAGTGCAGCAAATGGAGCCATGGCAAAAATAGTGGTAGCAGCAAACTAGCAATGCACTGATGCAGAAGTGCAGATGCACAGATGGGAAGGGCAAGTGCAGTGCAGCAAATTTAGCCATGGCAAAAATAGTGGTACTGCACCTACTAAATTTGTAACTGAAATtcttgtgtgtgtttttttctgGTTGCAAGAGATGATCATGTGAGCAGTGCAGAAGAGGGCACAATGAATTAGAGAAGAGGGTAGGCAAAGGTAGCCCATACGGTCAAATTGCCAAAGGCAGGCAGGCACATGATggggttcagacttcagagggGGTCTCAGGCCGGTCTCTCCTAGTGTAAATTTCCAGTGGTCGAGGGGCACCACATGGCAC of the Oryza sativa Japonica Group chromosome 2, ASM3414082v1 genome contains:
- the LOC9271608 gene encoding auxin-responsive protein SAUR71; this translates as MKAKRLLKRLSRVADDSPAAAAYQQLRPKQAAAAAAGGKVPQGHVPVCVGEEGGPVERFAVRAELLGSPAFAALLRRAAQEYGYGHPGALRIPCPVADFRRLLLRLSAAAAAAADEGEYPSSYDC